CAAACTACACTTCTATAACCATGGTAGCCAAGGCGCTGCAGCCATAACTGGTTTCCTGTCGGGTTTCACCATGGGCATTATTCCAGGCTTCGCTAAAGACGAGTACACCTTAAAAGCCGAAGTATTAGCAGGCCAAAATAGCTTAATGGCAAATCAAACTGACGATGCAATGAATACTTACATCGGTATTTGGTTTATCCCTGTAATGGGCAATTCACCGCAAAAAGCATTCGACGAAGTCACTGGCAATATGATCAAAGATGCGTTGAAAAAAATGGTAGAAAGCAAACAACTTAAATATGCATTCCAACCTTACCCTTTACGCGTAGTAAGCTAAGTTGAGATTTTAAACATGACTAAAATTATAAAACACCTTTTAGCCGTTACCGCATTGGTTGCATTGCTACCGGCTTGTTCAACATTAGCCCCACAATATGCGCCACAAGTAGAAAATGTAAATTCTTTAAAAGAGAGTGCAACTAAGGATTTAAAAACAGGTGATTTTACTATCCAGAAAAAACAAAACTCGATCTCGCTACGCGGCACGAGTTTAAAATCGCCAAATGAAGATTCTTACGCTGTATATCTGCAAAAAGCGATTACGTCAGAGCTAAATAAAGCTAAGCTGTTAAACCCGCTATCTCCTCGTGTGATAACGGCTAATATTGTTGAAAATGATTTGGATGCGACAGGGTTTAGTGAAGGTGAAGGTGAAATGGAAGTTGCTTTCAAAATTGAAGAACATGGTAAAGTGATTTTTAATAAAAATATCAAAGCTAAAATAACTTGGCCTTCTTCATTTATAGGCGCGGTTGCCATTCCTAATGCTCAACAGTCTTACCCTAAGCTAGTAAAGCAATTGTTAGCCAACTTATATGTTGACCAAGATTTTGTCAAAGCGCTTAAAAACTAGTTAGCGGGTAATAGACAAATTCATTTCAATAAAAAGGAGATCATTTGACCTCCTTTTTTGATGTACCTTTTAATATTCATATCAATCCTGATATCATCGTTCGAAAATATTGTCGGCATGAACAGTTATTCACTAGATATTAAAAGGACAAACAAGGCATAGCAGGACTATGAAGAAATCAACCTTACTAACTACAGCTCTATTATTTTTAGTTTCATGTGCTGGACACTATCAACCACCAACTCAAGGCAAAGTCGCTTACCTAGAATTACCTGTTAGCAAAGAAAACCTAGACTGGATAAAAGGATCTTCGGCTACAAAGATTCATTTTGGGATCGCAGGCGAAGATGGTTGCGCTAGATTGCACAATATTGTTGAGCCTACTAATAAAGATGATAAAAACGTCAGCATAATAATTCCAGCCAATAAACCTATTATTCTCAGATTTCTGACTTATGACACAGGCAATGGAATAGGAAACTGTACTGTAAAAGGTGCATTCATAGCTAAAGAGGGCAATAAATATCAAGTACTTAAATTTGGTAATGAATATAAGTGTGGTCTAGGTTTAGTCGAAGTAAACAAGAATGGTAAAAAACACCCTGTTATCATGGACAAAGTTCAGCAAATGCCTTTTTTTAATTTCTGTAAAATATAACCCGCTAAATTCGGCAGCCCTAGGGCAGAAATATAAATGCCCTTACAACTTAAAAATTGAACTCTCCCGCTTGTTTTAACTTTAGATAGAGGTCGTCAAAATTAGTCATCGACAACCTCGTTGACTACAAACTAAGCCAACTCGACCTGATTACCTTTAGTTTCAAGCCAGTCTTTGCGATCGCCTGAACGCTTTTTAGCCAGTAGCATATCCATGAGTTCATTAGTGGCTGACTCTTCATCAATAGTCAATTGCACTAATCGTCGAGTATTAGGGTCCATGGTAGTTTCACGCAATTGCATCGGGTTCATTTCACCCAAGCCTTTAAAGCGCTGTACGTTGACCTTACCGCGTTTTTTCTCGGCTTCTATCCTATCTAAAATACCTTGCTTTTCATCTTCATCAAGCGCGTAAAAAACTTCTTTACCCACATCAATGCGATATAAGGGCGGCATAGCAACAAACACATGGCCTTGCTCGACCAAAGTGCGGAAATGGCGCATAAATAAAGCGCATAACAAGGTAGCTATGTGCAATCCATCTGAGTCAGCATCGGCAAGAATACAAACCTTGCCATAACGCAATTGAGATAAATCAGATGAATCAGGATCAATCCCTAACGCAACAGAAATATCATGAATTTCTTGTGAGGATAAAATTTGCCCAGAGTCTACTTCCCATGTATTAAGAATTTTACCACGCAATGGCATTACCGCTTGAAATTCACGATCACGTGCCTGCTTGGCCGAACCACCGGCTGAGTCACCTTCCACCAAGAAAAGCTCTCCTTGGGCGGGATCTTGCGAGGTACAATCCGTTAATTTACCCGGTAAAGCAGGCCCTTGGGTAACTTTTTTACGAACCACTTTTTTCGCCGCGCGCATACGTTTTTGCGCGTTGCTAATAAACATTTCCACTAGCTGTTCAGCGATTTCGGTGTGTTCATTAAGCCATAAACTAAATGCATCTTTCACCACACCAGACACAAATGCTGAGCATTGGCGCGACGATAAGCGCTCTTTAGTTTGACCGGCAAATTGTGGATCTTGCATTTTAACTGACAAAATATACGCGCAGCGATCCCAAACATCGTCTGGAGTTAATTTAACCCCGCGCGGTATTAAATTACGAAATTCGCAAAACTCGCGCGCAGCGTCGAGTAAACCTTGGCGTAAACCGTTAACATGCGTACCCCCTTG
This genomic window from Saccharobesus litoralis contains:
- the parE gene encoding DNA topoisomerase IV subunit B, with the translated sequence MTDQNYNAEAIEVLNGLEPVKRRPGMYTDTTRPNHLGQEVIDNSVDEAMAGHASSVKVILHQDNSLEVIDDGRGMPTDIHPEEGIPGVELILTKLHAGGKFSNKNYQFSGGLHGVGISVVNALSKRVEISVRRNAQVFEMAFEHGDKVEDLTVTGTCGKRNTGTRVHFWPDASYFDSAKFSVTRLIHNLKAKAVLCPGLTIEFHNKIANETHKWFYEDGLNDYLVEAVKGYESLPVAPFVGKLASQTEGAEWAVTWLPEGGEVLAESYVNLIPTAQGGTHVNGLRQGLLDAAREFCEFRNLIPRGVKLTPDDVWDRCAYILSVKMQDPQFAGQTKERLSSRQCSAFVSGVVKDAFSLWLNEHTEIAEQLVEMFISNAQKRMRAAKKVVRKKVTQGPALPGKLTDCTSQDPAQGELFLVEGDSAGGSAKQARDREFQAVMPLRGKILNTWEVDSGQILSSQEIHDISVALGIDPDSSDLSQLRYGKVCILADADSDGLHIATLLCALFMRHFRTLVEQGHVFVAMPPLYRIDVGKEVFYALDEDEKQGILDRIEAEKKRGKVNVQRFKGLGEMNPMQLRETTMDPNTRRLVQLTIDEESATNELMDMLLAKKRSGDRKDWLETKGNQVELA